One Clostridium estertheticum DNA segment encodes these proteins:
- a CDS encoding FtsX-like permease family protein, protein MTLISMAVNNIRKNFKNYWAFFLSSTFSVFALYLFMSIVDNSDVKVQLGNMKSFMTLFVIASYMIATFSAFFIWYSNTFIIKSRKKEFATYMLLGMSKKQTATLNFIENLITIVGAFCSGIALGLIFNKFFIMLLYVMIRATGDVSFQISLEALKVCSIVFGAMFIIISIHSSKLIYRDNLIDLFNSSKKAEKGLKVSFLTLIISIISIVLLSYGYYMAIRKIAANILIAPIVVLLVVIGTILFFTSFTSLIIYVSKKNEKSLFKGTKLIYISQLYYRYKGNVGTLSVIAVTTTVALCAMMVCFGLFNKTEENSRNMRPFSIEYINGTNNTDKTFENTIKNHKEISVVYKDTMEFIKVKTKDPLFGTYGTFLVLNESKFNEINSHEKAGVKINLKNERDCYFFQITSFDTDKSVIGKDVKLAVGNKDYNLKITDTDMKYVIALEHAKQTFIVKDSVYSKIKSTISKENTCKVTGYTLNNDFLSQNFIVDLKNKMPSENKLLTFYEHFADGLKLMGMMAFIGLFIGLLFLTATGSIIYFKMSMEAAEDKSKFIILRKIGVSKAEIRKAVSKELMILFGAPFVVASINTFVALIPLEKMLGFNITKEFIIIILVYAVLYSIYYLITLKSYIKIVSSS, encoded by the coding sequence ATGACCTTAATTAGTATGGCTGTAAACAATATAAGGAAAAACTTTAAAAATTACTGGGCATTTTTTCTAAGTTCCACTTTCAGTGTTTTTGCATTATATCTTTTTATGTCTATTGTAGATAATAGTGATGTAAAAGTCCAACTAGGGAATATGAAAAGTTTTATGACTTTATTTGTCATAGCTTCCTATATGATTGCAACTTTCTCAGCATTTTTTATATGGTATTCTAATACTTTCATTATAAAGTCAAGGAAGAAAGAATTTGCAACATATATGTTACTAGGTATGTCTAAAAAACAGACCGCAACATTGAACTTTATAGAAAATTTGATAACTATAGTTGGTGCATTTTGCAGCGGAATTGCTTTAGGTCTGATTTTCAATAAATTTTTTATAATGCTATTATATGTAATGATAAGAGCTACAGGTGATGTGTCTTTTCAGATTAGTTTAGAAGCTTTAAAAGTTTGTTCTATAGTATTTGGAGCTATGTTTATAATAATTAGTATTCACAGTTCTAAGCTTATATACAGGGACAATCTAATAGATCTTTTTAATTCATCAAAAAAAGCTGAAAAAGGGTTGAAAGTATCCTTTTTAACCCTAATAATTAGCATCATTTCTATAGTTTTGTTAAGCTACGGATATTATATGGCTATTAGAAAGATTGCTGCTAATATTCTTATAGCTCCCATAGTAGTATTGTTAGTTGTTATAGGTACTATATTATTTTTTACAAGCTTTACTTCTTTAATTATATATGTTAGTAAAAAGAATGAAAAAAGTCTCTTTAAAGGAACAAAGCTTATATACATTTCACAACTTTACTATAGATATAAAGGTAATGTAGGTACCTTAAGTGTAATAGCGGTTACAACTACCGTAGCTCTTTGTGCCATGATGGTCTGCTTTGGACTTTTTAATAAAACGGAAGAAAACTCAAGAAATATGAGACCATTTTCTATAGAATACATAAATGGTACTAATAATACAGATAAAACCTTTGAGAATACTATTAAAAATCATAAAGAGATTTCAGTTGTATATAAGGACACTATGGAGTTTATTAAGGTGAAAACTAAAGATCCCCTGTTTGGTACTTATGGTACATTTTTAGTTTTAAATGAAAGTAAATTTAATGAAATTAATAGTCATGAAAAAGCAGGTGTAAAAATAAATTTAAAAAATGAAAGGGATTGCTATTTCTTTCAAATAACCAGCTTTGATACAGATAAAAGTGTAATTGGTAAAGATGTTAAATTAGCGGTGGGCAATAAAGACTATAATCTAAAAATAACTGATACTGATATGAAATATGTTATAGCATTGGAGCACGCTAAACAAACTTTTATTGTGAAGGATAGTGTATACTCTAAAATTAAAAGTACGATTTCTAAAGAGAATACCTGTAAAGTAACGGGATATACACTTAATAATGATTTTCTTTCACAAAATTTTATTGTGGATTTGAAAAATAAAATGCCTTCTGAAAATAAACTTTTAACATTCTATGAACATTTTGCGGATGGCCTGAAGTTAATGGGTATGATGGCCTTTATCGGGTTATTCATTGGATTACTATTTCTTACAGCTACAGGAAGCATTATATATTTTAAAATGTCAATGGAAGCTGCGGAGGATAAAAGCAAATTTATAATTCTTAGAAAAATAGGGGTTAGTAAAGCTGAAATAAGAAAGGCTGTTTCAAAGGAACTCATGATTTTATTTGGAGCACCATTCGTTGTGGCATCGATAAATACTTTTGTCGCCTTAATTCCACTTGAGAAAATGCTGGGATTTAATATTACTAAAGAATTCATTATTATAATTTTGGTTTATGCAGTGCTTTATAGTATATATTATTTAATAACCTTAAAATCCTATATTAAAATTGTAAGCAGCTCGTAA
- the dapB gene encoding 4-hydroxy-tetrahydrodipicolinate reductase, which produces MNLIVIGPKGKMGKLIVKVASSRRDMRLLYGIGPKGREYINGDLGIVCNLGEAISAKVVDNLENVIDECDVIIDYSNPSTSMAVFESSVKAKKAVVCGTTGFSVEQLDRIKEISTKIPIVYAANTSRVVNLMYSLLEIAAGAIGSTADIEIIEMHDKNKKDAPSGTSKEMGEVIAKALDKSLKEIAVYGRQGEGARVPGTIGYHSLRAGDIASSHTVLFGLEGERLEITHHAHNWECFARGACEAASFIYGKEPGLYTVKDVLNL; this is translated from the coding sequence ATGAACCTTATCGTAATTGGTCCCAAAGGTAAAATGGGTAAGCTCATCGTAAAGGTAGCAAGTTCAAGGCGAGATATGAGACTTCTTTATGGTATTGGTCCAAAGGGAAGAGAATATATCAATGGTGATTTAGGGATTGTGTGTAACCTTGGAGAAGCTATTTCTGCAAAAGTTGTGGACAATCTTGAAAATGTAATTGATGAATGTGATGTAATTATTGACTATAGTAATCCATCCACCTCTATGGCGGTATTTGAAAGTTCAGTGAAAGCAAAAAAAGCTGTGGTATGTGGCACTACTGGATTTTCTGTAGAGCAGTTAGATAGAATAAAAGAGATTTCAACAAAAATACCCATAGTGTATGCTGCTAATACGTCAAGAGTGGTAAATCTTATGTATTCTTTATTAGAAATTGCAGCAGGTGCTATTGGTAGTACTGCCGATATTGAAATTATTGAAATGCATGATAAAAACAAAAAAGATGCTCCTAGTGGAACCTCAAAGGAAATGGGTGAAGTTATTGCAAAAGCTCTCGATAAATCACTAAAGGAAATTGCAGTATATGGCAGGCAAGGCGAAGGTGCCCGAGTACCTGGAACCATAGGCTACCATTCCCTTCGTGCAGGAGATATCGCTAGCAGTCATACCGTGCTCTTTGGCCTTGAAGGTGAACGGCTGGAAATTACGCACCATGCTCACAATTGGGAATGCTTTGCCCGAGGAGCATGCGAAGCGGCTTCTTTTATTTATGGGAAAGAGCCTGGTTTATATACAGTAAAAGATGTATTGAATTTATAA
- a CDS encoding peptidoglycan D,D-transpeptidase FtsI family protein, producing the protein MKAYSGEEMERRKKFNRFNVLNVIMVAIFSLIIVKLYYIQVLHGQYYKDTVKANAHNIITVEAPRGLITDKNGIGLATEVQGYNLTYTDTAKASTQLFTTIQKVFKILDENGEVQTDNFPLKIAPYRFEFSSSDPKGIQILKLRFLKDRGLQGDILKEKFKNKKEDDLTSDETTELNNDLLKLTPEQIYNELLKKYGVIEGVSSLHIQETPDVIRRYLIVKDDIKMSFFNAFKSINIATNIKKNTSLIFEQSLSEFPGIKVETQPMRQYPYGQLASSVLGYISKISPVDQAKYSAKGYDTSKDYVGVSGIEAALESNFKGDNGGAEVKSGISSKKAIPGKNVQLTIDANLQYTTENALNSEMKVLQSKGTVNGLNVTNATRGAAVAIDIHTGGILALASLPGYNPNDFSMSKGLTEAQSKKYFNPDYEKMAKAQGKSQSLIDYMFPIDTSIKGNTTIRKDKFDYYPKYLYNYATMSLIPSGSTFKPMTAIAGLQTGVIDANSTYLDQGQFDIGGGVIDRFITDGALGRVNVVSAIEKSSNPFFMNVGGLLRAKYGDDILAKYAWGFGLGSDPKSINPGTGVEINENFGQVYNTVSQKNLSASQYLWNIEQDLTLGTSGTGAKFPSIDLYDRAGDDRIVYNGIKLSEIKTKIKNTIIVSVKDGTFSKSIYENLFKQLIAADPKFKGQNFTSSDLQAVINDVNFQAVQEGHGSLNLPYNMYIASIGQGMDNFTPLQLANYIATIANGGSRYKLHLVDNVKDSNGKLVSQTKPEVLNKADMSAETRNLVMQGMNNVTGAGGNTDGTASQALGDFPIPTGGKTGTAQFNSSDIQSKVGRGDYAWYVGYAPATNPEIAISVVIFDGGYGSDAANVAKGMYESYFKNDPRMAKYKNNYDIKLKRIN; encoded by the coding sequence ATGAAAGCTTATAGCGGTGAGGAAATGGAAAGAAGAAAGAAGTTTAATAGGTTTAATGTTCTAAATGTAATTATGGTAGCAATATTTTCACTGATAATTGTAAAGTTGTATTATATACAAGTCTTACATGGACAATATTACAAGGATACAGTAAAAGCTAACGCTCATAATATTATAACAGTAGAGGCACCAAGAGGTCTTATAACAGACAAAAATGGAATAGGTCTTGCAACGGAAGTACAAGGTTATAACCTTACATATACAGATACAGCTAAGGCTAGTACACAGTTATTTACAACAATACAAAAGGTATTTAAAATTTTGGATGAAAATGGGGAAGTTCAGACAGATAATTTTCCTTTAAAGATTGCGCCATACAGATTTGAATTTAGTTCAAGTGATCCTAAGGGAATACAAATTTTGAAATTAAGATTTTTGAAAGATAGGGGTCTTCAAGGTGATATATTGAAAGAAAAATTTAAAAATAAAAAAGAAGATGATTTAACCTCAGATGAAACTACTGAGCTTAATAATGATCTTTTGAAATTAACTCCTGAACAAATATATAATGAACTTCTTAAGAAATATGGTGTAATAGAGGGAGTTTCAAGTTTGCATATACAGGAAACACCAGATGTTATAAGAAGATATTTAATTGTAAAAGACGATATAAAAATGAGCTTTTTTAATGCATTCAAATCAATTAACATAGCAACTAATATAAAAAAAAATACATCGCTTATATTCGAGCAAAGTCTCTCAGAATTTCCTGGAATTAAAGTTGAAACTCAGCCTATGAGGCAATATCCCTATGGCCAACTTGCTTCATCAGTTTTAGGATATATAAGTAAAATAAGCCCTGTAGATCAGGCTAAATATTCAGCAAAGGGTTACGACACAAGTAAAGATTATGTGGGGGTTTCTGGGATTGAAGCTGCCTTGGAAAGCAATTTCAAGGGTGATAACGGCGGAGCAGAGGTGAAGAGTGGGATTTCTAGTAAGAAGGCGATTCCTGGGAAAAATGTCCAGCTTACTATAGATGCAAATTTGCAATATACCACAGAAAATGCTTTAAATAGTGAAATGAAGGTATTACAAAGTAAAGGAACTGTGAATGGTTTAAATGTAACAAACGCCACAAGAGGGGCAGCTGTTGCCATTGATATTCATACTGGTGGGATACTAGCACTTGCTAGCTTGCCAGGTTATAATCCAAATGATTTTTCTATGTCAAAGGGATTAACGGAAGCTCAATCAAAAAAATATTTTAATCCTGACTATGAAAAGATGGCAAAAGCTCAGGGGAAATCACAAAGCTTAATTGATTATATGTTTCCAATAGACACAAGCATAAAGGGAAATACTACAATAAGAAAGGATAAGTTTGATTACTATCCAAAGTACTTGTATAATTATGCGACTATGTCACTTATTCCTTCTGGGTCTACTTTTAAGCCAATGACAGCAATTGCAGGTCTTCAAACTGGAGTTATAGATGCTAATTCCACTTACCTTGATCAAGGCCAGTTTGATATAGGGGGAGGGGTTATAGATCGTTTCATAACAGATGGTGCACTTGGAAGGGTAAACGTAGTTAGCGCAATAGAAAAATCCAGTAATCCATTTTTTATGAATGTGGGTGGTTTATTAAGGGCAAAATATGGTGATGATATTTTAGCTAAATATGCATGGGGGTTTGGACTAGGATCTGATCCTAAGTCTATCAATCCCGGTACAGGAGTAGAAATAAACGAAAATTTTGGACAGGTATACAATACAGTATCCCAGAAAAACCTGTCAGCTTCTCAGTATCTTTGGAATATTGAGCAAGATTTAACTCTTGGAACTTCTGGTACAGGAGCGAAATTTCCGTCTATTGATTTATACGATAGAGCTGGGGATGATCGTATTGTTTATAATGGAATAAAACTTTCGGAAATAAAAACTAAAATTAAAAATACTATAATTGTCTCTGTAAAAGATGGAACTTTTTCAAAGAGTATCTATGAGAATTTATTTAAGCAACTAATTGCTGCCGATCCTAAGTTTAAAGGACAAAATTTCACTTCAAGTGATTTACAAGCAGTTATAAATGATGTAAACTTCCAAGCTGTACAGGAAGGACATGGTTCTTTGAATTTACCATACAATATGTATATTGCATCTATTGGTCAGGGTATGGACAATTTCACACCTCTTCAGTTAGCAAATTATATAGCAACCATTGCCAATGGTGGATCAAGATATAAACTTCATTTGGTTGATAACGTAAAAGACTCTAATGGAAAGTTAGTATCTCAAACAAAACCAGAGGTTTTAAACAAAGCAGATATGAGTGCAGAAACTAGAAATCTAGTTATGCAGGGTATGAACAATGTTACAGGTGCAGGTGGTAATACAGATGGTACTGCATCCCAAGCACTTGGAGATTTTCCTATACCTACAGGTGGTAAAACAGGTACAGCACAATTTAATTCATCTGATATACAAAGTAAAGTGGGTAGAGGAGATTATGCGTGGTATGTAGGCTATGCACCGGCTACCAATCCTGAAATTGCAATATCTGTAGTTATATTTGACGGGGGTTATGGTAGTGATGCTGCAAATGTGGCTAAAGGTATGTACGAGAGCTATTTCAAAAATGATCCTCGGATGGCAAAGTATAAGAATAATTATGACATAAAATTAAAACGTATTAATTAG
- a CDS encoding HD domain-containing protein, which yields MSLVTFEDIKNNKELKTYIEIGDKHLALKGYTKHDLGHVTKVSETAGYILKTLGFSKRDIELAKIAGFIHDIGNMVNREEHAQTGACLCFNILNRLGMEPEEIATLVSAVGNHDEDVGSPINPVSAALILGDKTDVRRSRVRNTDFATFDIHDRVNYAVEKANVKVDGVNKNIELELTIDTSICPLMEYFEIFITRMILCRKAADFLNTKFKLTMNGTKML from the coding sequence ATGTCATTAGTAACATTTGAGGACATCAAAAATAATAAAGAGCTTAAGACTTATATAGAAATTGGTGATAAACATCTAGCTCTAAAAGGATATACTAAACATGATTTGGGTCATGTAACAAAGGTGTCGGAAACAGCAGGTTATATATTGAAGACCTTAGGTTTTAGTAAAAGGGATATCGAGCTTGCTAAAATTGCTGGATTTATTCATGACATTGGTAATATGGTAAATAGAGAAGAGCATGCACAGACTGGTGCTTGCCTTTGTTTTAATATATTAAATAGACTTGGTATGGAGCCAGAAGAAATAGCTACTCTAGTATCCGCTGTTGGAAATCATGATGAAGATGTAGGTAGTCCTATAAATCCAGTTTCAGCAGCATTAATATTAGGTGATAAAACTGATGTAAGAAGATCAAGGGTAAGAAACACCGATTTTGCAACTTTTGACATACATGATAGAGTGAATTACGCTGTAGAAAAAGCAAATGTAAAGGTAGATGGAGTAAATAAAAACATAGAGTTAGAGTTAACAATAGATACTTCTATATGTCCGTTAATGGAATATTTCGAAATATTCATTACTCGTATGATCCTTTGTAGAAAAGCAGCAGATTTTTTAAATACTAAATTTAAACTAACAATGAATGGAACAAAAATGTTATAA
- a CDS encoding EscE/YscE/SsaE family type III secretion system needle protein co-chaperone — protein MGKNAKQHVEDVYHKLQTSRVNLTEAVNIVEKEENRQQIQNTLNAVQSALQIASDTLSNYTE, from the coding sequence ATGGGAAAAAATGCAAAACAACACGTAGAAGATGTATATCACAAACTTCAAACTTCAAGGGTTAATCTAACTGAAGCAGTAAACATAGTAGAAAAAGAAGAAAATAGGCAACAAATTCAGAATACTCTTAACGCTGTACAATCTGCATTGCAGATTGCTTCTGATACACTTTCAAATTACACAGAGTAG
- the iscB gene encoding RNA-guided endonuclease IscB translates to MVEYSFVVDLAGNRLSPCNKNKSYYLIRKNKAKMLNKFPMVIQLQKIVNDDNNDDVKNYLGIDDGSKNVGLGIIQQCNTKVKTIFKGTIELRQDVSKKMTIRKGYRMYHRYHKRYRKKRFDNRRTSKRENRLAPTILQKKQSILRVVNKLLKWTKIDAIYLEDVLIDIRAMVEGKALYKWQYQKSNRLDNNIRLAVFMRDNFKCVDCNSNVKLQMHHAKPKNSGGADSIYNGVTLCEKCHIKTFGKELQMMDEYLTKIKGKNLCLRHPMHVMQGKKYLQVELEKIAPLSLTTGADTANHRIDWNIEKSHSNDALVICGTEIKSTDINIKDWHIKPLRKKSKGDAETIVDGFKLRDYVKYTKRNGVCYIGYITALYPDRKQFNMTTKDNIILKRYGLKSLNLISRPNSIRFS, encoded by the coding sequence ATGGTCGAATATTCTTTTGTAGTGGACTTAGCTGGCAACAGATTAAGTCCCTGCAACAAAAATAAATCATATTATCTAATTAGGAAAAACAAAGCTAAAATGCTTAATAAATTTCCAATGGTAATACAGTTACAAAAAATAGTTAATGACGACAATAATGATGATGTTAAAAATTATCTAGGAATTGATGATGGAAGTAAAAATGTTGGCCTGGGAATAATTCAGCAATGTAACACAAAAGTTAAAACGATTTTTAAGGGTACCATAGAATTAAGGCAAGATGTTTCTAAAAAAATGACGATAAGAAAGGGCTATAGAATGTATCATAGGTACCATAAAAGATATCGTAAAAAGAGATTTGATAACAGACGCACATCTAAACGCGAGAATAGACTTGCGCCAACTATACTACAAAAGAAACAGTCTATATTAAGGGTTGTAAATAAACTGTTAAAATGGACTAAGATAGATGCAATATATCTTGAAGATGTTCTTATAGACATAAGGGCAATGGTTGAGGGTAAAGCCCTATACAAATGGCAGTATCAAAAGTCAAATAGACTTGATAATAATATTAGATTAGCTGTATTTATGAGAGATAACTTTAAATGCGTAGACTGTAACTCTAACGTTAAACTTCAAATGCACCACGCTAAGCCCAAAAACAGTGGTGGAGCAGATAGTATTTATAATGGTGTAACTCTATGCGAAAAATGCCATATAAAAACTTTTGGCAAAGAATTGCAGATGATGGATGAATATTTAACCAAAATCAAGGGTAAAAATTTGTGTCTTAGACATCCAATGCACGTTATGCAGGGTAAAAAATATCTGCAAGTGGAACTTGAAAAAATAGCACCACTATCTTTGACTACGGGAGCCGATACTGCAAATCATAGAATAGACTGGAATATAGAAAAAAGTCATTCTAATGACGCTTTAGTTATTTGTGGCACTGAAATTAAATCTACTGACATCAACATTAAAGACTGGCATATAAAACCTTTACGCAAAAAATCAAAAGGTGATGCAGAAACCATTGTTGATGGGTTTAAATTAAGAGATTACGTTAAATATACCAAACGAAATGGCGTATGTTATATTGGATATATAACAGCATTATATCCAGATAGAAAACAGTTTAATATGACAACTAAAGATAATATTATACTAAAAAGATATGGGTTAAAAAGTCTTAACCTTATTTCAAGACCGAATAGTATACGTTTTTCATAA
- a CDS encoding serine hydrolase domain-containing protein — MEESILNQFRLTVQEKGFGLYGINVYQKGKGEVSHFWRANDKVCLYSGSKTFTSIAIGICQDRGLLKITDTVLSFFLEYKDIATSNSENIKIRDLLHMSSGKKEFYFAGDEERMRKNDWAELFFSDPMMGEEGAEFFYSNACTYMLSRIVEKVSGVTLRDFLMPYLFNPLEIFNPQWHSCPGGHTLGATELFLSNEDFSKLGLVLLNGGKYKDKQIVSEEYIKASITDTIATSNWNFEDSESNKGYGYQLWLCSYPGAYRADGKYGQFCIVFPDKEAVITVTAHHENNANDILRAIYKDILPYLD; from the coding sequence ATGGAAGAATCCATATTAAACCAATTTCGACTAACCGTACAGGAAAAGGGGTTTGGGCTTTATGGAATAAACGTTTATCAAAAGGGTAAAGGTGAGGTTTCTCATTTTTGGAGGGCTAATGATAAAGTTTGTCTATATTCTGGTTCTAAAACTTTTACATCAATAGCTATTGGAATCTGCCAAGATCGTGGATTGCTTAAGATAACTGACACAGTATTAAGCTTTTTCTTAGAATATAAGGACATTGCAACTTCTAATTCCGAAAATATTAAAATAAGAGATTTGTTGCATATGTCTTCGGGGAAAAAAGAGTTCTACTTTGCTGGTGATGAAGAAAGAATGAGGAAAAATGATTGGGCCGAGTTATTTTTCTCTGATCCAATGATGGGCGAAGAAGGAGCAGAATTTTTTTACTCAAATGCCTGTACATATATGCTTTCACGCATAGTTGAAAAAGTATCAGGAGTTACCTTAAGGGATTTTCTTATGCCTTATCTTTTTAATCCTCTGGAAATTTTCAATCCACAATGGCACAGCTGCCCAGGGGGTCATACACTAGGAGCCACTGAACTTTTTTTGAGCAATGAAGACTTTTCGAAACTAGGGTTAGTTTTATTAAATGGTGGCAAATATAAGGATAAACAAATAGTGAGTGAGGAATACATTAAGGCTTCTATAACTGACACTATAGCAACTTCAAACTGGAACTTTGAGGACAGCGAAAGTAACAAGGGATATGGATACCAACTGTGGTTATGTTCCTATCCAGGAGCTTATCGTGCTGACGGCAAGTATGGTCAATTCTGTATTGTATTTCCGGACAAGGAAGCAGTTATAACTGTAACCGCGCACCATGAAAATAATGCCAATGATATTTTACGTGCAATATACAAGGATATACTTCCTTATCTTGATTAG
- a CDS encoding MBL fold metallo-hydrolase RNA specificity domain-containing protein, whose translation MKIQFYGAAKTVTGSCHILHINGKTVLLDCGLYQGRGEKEFENEEFNFNPKEVDYVILSHAHIDHSGRIPLLYKMGFKGEILSTEATKDLCSIMLPDSGHIHESEVEWKNRKRKRQGLKTIEPLYTVKLAELSLLLFKAFPYDEMIDVFDGLKIRFRDAGHLLGSAIVELYMTEKNQEEVKLVYSGDLGNLNKSIIKDPTIINHTDYLIIETTYGDRVHPEIREDLKQLLKIIKETFARGGNVIIPSFAVGRTQEILYELNKYVENEDLKDISVYIDSPLAIQATKIFESHNEDYDKEAKELIMRGEYPFRFDGLKFSVSSYDSMELNKIQSKAIIISASGMCDAGRIKHHLKHNLWRKESSIVFVGYQAEGTLGRNIVEGAKIVKIFGEPIAVNAHIYNLEGLSGHADRNGLLNWVEGFMEKPKEIMLVHGDKEAQESFQLLLDSKGYSSRIVESGEEFYINEKADKIDKTNKTKTYRADKAYRADKVYKADENLRNKLIKDIKSITNIERLDKEKLLDIIKDFIYDEKEFK comes from the coding sequence ATGAAAATTCAATTCTATGGAGCAGCAAAAACTGTTACAGGTTCATGTCACATTTTACACATAAACGGAAAGACTGTTTTGCTTGATTGCGGTTTATATCAGGGCAGAGGTGAAAAGGAATTTGAAAATGAGGAATTTAATTTTAATCCTAAAGAGGTAGACTATGTTATTTTATCACATGCCCACATAGATCATAGTGGAAGAATACCGCTACTGTATAAGATGGGATTTAAGGGAGAGATTTTATCCACTGAAGCAACAAAGGATTTATGCAGTATTATGCTTCCAGATAGTGGACATATTCATGAATCTGAGGTTGAGTGGAAAAATAGAAAAAGAAAACGTCAGGGATTAAAAACTATAGAACCACTATATACAGTTAAATTGGCTGAGCTGTCTCTTTTACTTTTTAAAGCATTCCCATATGATGAGATGATAGATGTTTTTGATGGGTTAAAAATAAGATTTAGAGATGCAGGGCATCTTTTGGGTTCTGCTATTGTTGAATTATATATGACGGAAAAAAATCAAGAAGAAGTAAAACTTGTATATAGTGGTGATTTGGGAAATTTAAATAAGTCAATTATAAAAGATCCAACCATCATTAATCATACTGATTACTTGATAATAGAGACCACATACGGCGATAGGGTTCATCCTGAGATTCGCGAAGATTTAAAGCAGTTATTAAAAATAATTAAGGAAACCTTTGCAAGAGGGGGAAATGTTATTATACCTTCATTTGCAGTGGGGAGGACTCAGGAGATTTTATATGAATTAAATAAATATGTGGAAAACGAAGATTTGAAGGATATTAGTGTATATATCGATAGTCCTTTAGCTATTCAAGCAACAAAGATTTTTGAAAGCCATAATGAGGATTATGACAAAGAAGCGAAGGAACTTATAATGAGGGGAGAGTATCCATTTAGATTCGATGGTTTGAAATTCTCAGTTTCGTCGTATGATTCAATGGAACTAAATAAAATCCAAAGTAAGGCAATAATTATTTCTGCAAGTGGTATGTGTGATGCAGGTAGAATAAAACATCATCTTAAGCACAATTTGTGGAGAAAAGAATCATCAATTGTTTTTGTAGGATATCAAGCAGAAGGAACCTTGGGAAGAAATATAGTAGAGGGCGCAAAAATAGTTAAGATATTTGGAGAACCAATTGCTGTTAATGCTCACATTTATAACCTAGAGGGATTATCAGGACACGCTGATAGAAATGGATTACTCAATTGGGTAGAAGGCTTTATGGAAAAACCAAAGGAAATTATGCTTGTTCATGGAGATAAAGAAGCGCAGGAGAGCTTTCAACTGTTATTAGATTCAAAGGGCTACAGCTCCAGAATTGTTGAAAGTGGAGAGGAATTCTATATTAACGAAAAAGCTGATAAAATCGACAAAACTAATAAAACTAAAACTTATAGAGCAGATAAAGCTTATAGGGCTGATAAAGTTTATAAAGCTGATGAAAATCTAAGGAACAAATTGATAAAAGACATTAAATCAATAACTAATATTGAAAGACTAGATAAGGAAAAATTGCTTGATATTATAAAAGATTTTATTTACGATGAAAAGGAATTTAAATAA
- a CDS encoding cupin domain-containing protein, protein MKNLIKNIEFSKVINLKDLISYQEGQVVSRTISQTATVSISLFSLDKGEGISTHVTPGDAMVQVLDGEAEITIDNNIYNVKAGETIIMPSNVPHGLEARERFQMLLTVIKG, encoded by the coding sequence GTGAAAAACTTAATTAAAAATATAGAATTCTCAAAAGTGATTAATTTAAAGGATTTAATATCTTATCAAGAGGGCCAGGTTGTAAGTAGAACTATTTCGCAGACAGCGACTGTGAGTATTTCATTATTCTCACTGGATAAAGGAGAAGGTATCAGCACTCACGTAACTCCTGGAGACGCTATGGTTCAAGTATTAGATGGCGAAGCGGAAATTACTATAGATAATAATATTTACAATGTTAAAGCAGGAGAAACAATAATAATGCCATCAAATGTTCCTCATGGACTTGAAGCTCGTGAAAGATTCCAAATGCTTTTGACGGTTATAAAAGGCTAA